In Streptococcus respiraculi, one DNA window encodes the following:
- a CDS encoding ABC transporter ATP-binding protein, protein MTNQKNVILTARDIVVEFDVRDRVLTAIRGVSLELIEGEVLALVGESGSGKSVLTKTFTGMLEDNGRVASGSIDYRGQDLTALKANKDWAEIRGGKIATIFQDPMTSLDPIKTIGSQIVEVIVKHQGKNPKEAKELAIDYMEKVGIPEAKKRFDEYPFQYSGGMRQRIVIAIALACRPDILICDEPTTALDVTIQAQIIDLLKSLQQEYHFTTIFITHDLGVVASIADKVAVMYAGEVVEYGTVEEIFYDPRHPYTWSLLSSLPQLADEKGELYSIPGTPPSLYTPVKGDAFALRSDYAMQIDFEEHPPVFKVSDTHWAKTWLLHEDAPTVHKPSVIEDLHNKIRSKVGFATIDL, encoded by the coding sequence ATGACAAATCAAAAAAATGTAATATTGACTGCTCGCGATATTGTTGTGGAATTTGACGTTCGTGACAGAGTATTGACAGCCATTCGTGGTGTCTCCCTTGAGTTAATTGAAGGAGAGGTCTTAGCACTTGTAGGTGAGTCAGGATCTGGGAAGTCTGTGTTGACAAAGACTTTTACAGGGATGCTCGAAGACAATGGTCGTGTAGCAAGCGGAAGCATTGACTACCGTGGTCAAGATTTAACAGCTTTAAAAGCGAATAAGGACTGGGCCGAAATCCGTGGCGGAAAGATTGCAACGATTTTCCAAGACCCGATGACAAGTTTGGATCCAATCAAAACCATCGGTAGCCAAATTGTTGAAGTCATTGTTAAGCACCAAGGCAAAAATCCAAAAGAAGCTAAGGAATTAGCAATTGATTATATGGAAAAAGTCGGCATTCCTGAAGCGAAGAAACGTTTTGACGAATATCCTTTCCAATATTCAGGTGGAATGCGCCAACGGATTGTTATTGCAATTGCCCTTGCCTGCCGTCCAGATATTTTAATCTGTGATGAACCCACAACGGCCCTTGATGTGACGATTCAAGCACAGATTATTGACCTCTTAAAATCTTTGCAACAAGAATATCATTTCACAACAATCTTCATTACCCATGACCTTGGTGTGGTGGCAAGTATTGCAGATAAGGTTGCGGTGATGTACGCAGGTGAAGTAGTAGAGTATGGAACAGTAGAAGAAATTTTCTACGACCCTCGTCATCCGTATACATGGAGTCTACTCTCTAGCCTTCCGCAGTTAGCAGACGAAAAAGGAGAGTTGTATTCTATCCCTGGGACCCCACCGTCGCTTTACACCCCTGTAAAAGGTGATGCATTTGCTCTTCGTTCTGATTATGCTATGCAGATTGATTTCGAAGAACATCCACCCGTTTTCAAGGTATCAGATACACATTGGGCTAAGACCTGGTTGCTTCATGAGGATGCTCCTACAGTTCATAAACCATCTGTGATTGAAGATTTGCATAATAAGATTCGCTCAAAAGTTGGCTTTGCCACCATAGATTTATAG
- a CDS encoding ATP-binding cassette domain-containing protein, with protein sequence MTEKLVEVKDLEISFGEGSKKFVAVKNANFFINKGETFSLVGESGSGKTTIGRAIIGLNDTSGGDILYEGKKINGKKSKEESAELIRKIQMIFQDPAASLNERATIDYIISEGLYNFKLFKDEEERQAKVKEIITEVGLLAEHLTRYPHEFSGGQRQRIGIARALVMKPDFVIADEPISALDVSVRAQVLNLLKKFQRELGLTYLFIAHDLSVVRFISDRIAVIYKGVIVEVAETEELFNNPIHPYTQSLLSAVPIPDPLLERQKVLKVYDPEQHDYSVDKPTMVEIRPGHFVWGNQAEINRYKKEL encoded by the coding sequence ATGACTGAAAAATTAGTAGAAGTTAAAGATTTGGAAATTTCCTTCGGCGAAGGAAGTAAGAAGTTTGTAGCTGTTAAAAACGCAAATTTCTTTATCAACAAGGGAGAGACTTTCTCGCTTGTAGGAGAATCAGGTTCCGGTAAGACAACGATTGGCCGTGCAATCATCGGTTTGAATGACACCAGTGGAGGTGACATCCTCTACGAGGGTAAGAAAATCAATGGTAAGAAATCGAAAGAAGAATCCGCTGAATTGATTCGGAAAATCCAAATGATTTTCCAAGATCCTGCAGCGAGTTTGAACGAACGTGCGACGATTGACTACATCATCTCAGAAGGTCTCTATAACTTTAAGCTCTTTAAAGATGAAGAAGAACGTCAGGCGAAAGTCAAGGAAATTATCACAGAAGTTGGGCTTTTAGCAGAGCATTTAACACGGTATCCGCACGAATTTTCAGGTGGACAACGTCAACGGATCGGGATTGCCCGTGCCTTGGTGATGAAACCAGATTTTGTTATTGCGGATGAGCCGATTTCGGCCTTAGACGTATCTGTTCGAGCTCAAGTTCTGAATCTTTTGAAAAAATTCCAAAGAGAACTTGGTTTAACCTATCTTTTTATCGCTCATGACTTGTCTGTTGTTCGTTTCATATCAGATCGAATTGCGGTTATTTATAAAGGGGTTATTGTTGAAGTTGCTGAGACAGAAGAGTTGTTTAATAATCCTATTCACCCGTATACCCAATCGCTTCTATCTGCAGTACCGATTCCAGACCCACTTTTAGAACGACAAAAAGTGTTGAAAGTATATGATCCAGAACAGCACGATTATAGTGTTGACAAGCCGACGATGGTAGAGATTCGTCCAGGACATTTCGTCTGGGGAAATCAAGCTGAGATTAATCGCTACAAAAAGGAATTGTAA
- a CDS encoding ABC transporter permease translates to MKKYIFMRILRSIVSIFLVTALTYTIIYTLVPRRLIFKQDPNYNKIATTDDKRDNYENTIYERMGYIDYYDTKELQEKASKEFPSVTVEPTEDNKKMYEEYVNKLGHGWKLGQFTESKQFYATREVPPFERVLDFYANLIQIDHPNVIKDETNPNLKRYIRFENDPAIGWSVVGSGTKHKYLLYFNNQFPFVHQNFVTLNLGNSYPTYSNIPVLQVITQGQGQTKAAEVQFPTGKKTSSVNIYSRTYKSPSQADSREVANYGKDDPYTATENNYQYPSMIASSAIAGLIGLAISYAAAIPLGSYMARFKNTWFDSISTGVLTFLMALPTIALVYIVRLVGSQIGLPDSFPILGAGNWKSYALPSIVLGLLYIPGQAIWIRRYMIDLQSQDFVRFARAKGLSEKEISNKHIFKNAMVPLVNGIPGSIIGVIGGATLTETIFAYPGMGKMLIDSVKAANNSMVVGLVFIFTSVSILALLLGDLLMVMIDPRIKLTSKGGK, encoded by the coding sequence ATGAAAAAATATATATTCATGCGTATTTTGCGTTCGATCGTGTCCATCTTCTTGGTGACGGCACTGACCTATACCATTATTTATACCTTGGTACCTAGACGGTTGATTTTTAAACAGGATCCGAACTATAACAAAATAGCAACAACCGATGACAAGCGCGATAACTATGAAAATACCATTTATGAACGAATGGGCTACATTGATTATTACGACACCAAGGAATTACAAGAAAAAGCTAGTAAAGAGTTCCCGTCTGTAACAGTTGAACCGACCGAAGATAATAAAAAAATGTACGAAGAGTATGTGAACAAATTAGGTCACGGCTGGAAACTTGGTCAATTTACTGAAAGTAAGCAATTTTATGCGACACGTGAAGTACCACCTTTTGAACGGGTATTAGACTTTTATGCAAATCTAATTCAAATTGATCACCCAAATGTAATCAAAGATGAGACAAATCCGAATTTAAAACGCTATATTCGGTTTGAAAACGATCCGGCAATTGGTTGGTCAGTAGTTGGTTCAGGAACGAAGCATAAATATCTTCTTTACTTTAACAACCAATTCCCCTTTGTTCATCAGAATTTTGTAACGCTTAATTTAGGAAATTCATATCCGACCTATTCTAATATTCCTGTCTTGCAAGTGATTACGCAAGGTCAAGGGCAAACTAAGGCAGCAGAAGTACAATTTCCAACAGGGAAAAAGACCTCTTCTGTAAATATTTATTCACGTACCTATAAATCACCAAGTCAGGCAGATTCGCGGGAAGTTGCAAACTATGGCAAGGATGATCCATATACTGCAACGGAAAATAATTATCAATACCCATCTATGATTGCCAGCTCTGCGATTGCTGGGTTGATTGGACTTGCGATTTCGTATGCTGCAGCCATTCCTTTGGGTTCTTACATGGCACGTTTTAAAAATACTTGGTTTGATAGCATTTCAACAGGTGTATTGACATTCTTGATGGCTCTTCCGACTATTGCTTTGGTATATATTGTTCGATTGGTTGGTTCTCAAATTGGTTTACCAGACTCCTTCCCGATTTTAGGTGCAGGAAACTGGAAATCTTACGCTCTCCCTTCCATTGTTTTGGGATTGTTATATATTCCGGGTCAAGCTATCTGGATTAGACGTTATATGATTGACTTGCAATCTCAAGACTTTGTTCGTTTTGCAAGAGCAAAAGGACTTTCAGAGAAAGAAATTTCGAACAAGCATATCTTTAAAAATGCGATGGTTCCGCTGGTTAACGGTATCCCCGGATCTATTATTGGGGTTATCGGTGGGGCTACCTTGACGGAAACAATTTTTGCATATCCGGGTATGGGGAAAATGCTTATTGACTCGGTTAAAGCAGCCAATAACTCGATGGTAGTTGGTCTTGTCTTTATCTTTACTTCAGTATCTATTTTGGCTTTATTACTCGGTGACTTACTCATGGTAATGATTGATCCACGTATTAAATTAACATCAAAAGGAGGTAAATAA
- the oppC gene encoding oligopeptide ABC transporter permease OppC, whose translation MATIDKKKFEFVKRDDFASETIDAPAYSYWKSVLRQFMKKKSTILMLGILTAIVVISFIYPLFSDFDYNDVSKVNDFSARYIKPNGEFWFGTDSNGKSLFDGVWFGARNSILISVIATVINMVIGVIVGGVWGVSKSVDRIMLEVYNVLSNIPSLLIIIVLTYSIGAGFWNLIFAMTVTGWIGIAYSIRVQILRYRDLEYNLASQTLGTPTTKMVTKNILPQLISVIVTYSSQLLPGFISTEAFLSFFGLGLPVTVPSLGRLISDYSQNVTTNAYLFWIPLTTLILVSLSLFIVGQNLADASDPRTHR comes from the coding sequence ATGGCTACGATTGATAAAAAGAAATTTGAATTCGTCAAGCGCGATGATTTTGCCTCCGAAACGATTGACGCTCCAGCCTATTCTTATTGGAAATCGGTTTTACGTCAATTTATGAAGAAAAAATCGACTATTCTGATGTTGGGGATTTTGACGGCTATTGTTGTGATTAGTTTTATCTATCCGCTCTTTTCAGACTTTGATTACAATGACGTCAGCAAGGTGAACGATTTTAGTGCCCGCTATATCAAGCCAAATGGGGAATTTTGGTTTGGAACAGATAGTAATGGGAAATCGTTGTTTGACGGTGTCTGGTTTGGTGCTAGAAATTCAATCCTGATTTCTGTGATTGCGACCGTTATCAATATGGTAATTGGGGTTATTGTCGGTGGAGTCTGGGGTGTTTCCAAGTCTGTTGACCGAATCATGCTTGAAGTTTATAATGTGCTCTCAAACATTCCGTCTCTCTTGATTATTATTGTCTTGACCTATTCTATCGGGGCAGGATTTTGGAATTTGATTTTCGCAATGACCGTGACCGGTTGGATTGGGATTGCCTATTCTATTCGTGTGCAAATCTTACGTTATCGAGACTTGGAGTATAATCTTGCTAGCCAGACCTTGGGGACTCCAACCACGAAAATGGTTACTAAAAATATCTTGCCGCAGTTGATTTCGGTTATTGTGACCTATTCATCTCAATTGTTGCCAGGGTTCATTTCTACGGAAGCATTCCTTTCTTTCTTTGGATTGGGATTGCCAGTTACGGTACCTAGTTTGGGACGCTTGATTTCAGATTATTCACAAAATGTAACAACCAATGCATATTTGTTCTGGATTCCATTGACAACCTTGATTCTGGTTTCTCTCTCTCTTTTCATTGTTGGTCAAAATTTAGCGGATGCTAGTGATCCACGTACACATAGATAG
- a CDS encoding peptide ABC transporter substrate-binding protein, translated as MNKRKLLVLAGVSLLSVGVLAACSGSSNSSGGDESVYGYVYGSDPESLDYLTTSKASTLDVVTNGVDGLLENDQFGNLVPSLAEDWKVSKDGLTYTYKLRKGVNWYTSEGEEYAEVKAQDFVAGLKHAADKKSESLYLIQESIKGLDAYVKGENTDFASVGIKAVDDYTVQYTLNSPEPYWNSKTTNGILFPVNEEFLTSKGDKFAQPTDPSSILYNGPFLLKSLVSKSSVEFTKNENYWDKDNVHVDSVKLSYYDGQDVDSLARNFTDGAYSVARLFPSSPNYSKVAEDFKENIFVTQPGVGSNAIGFNIDRQSYEHTSKTTDEEKNSTKKAFLNKDFRQAINFAFDRKAYSSQVNGEAGAEFAVRNLFVPSDFVSVGEKTFSDVVEEKLISYGDEWKDVKLADSVNGIYNPEKAKAEFEKAKKALEAEGVKFPIHIDTPVVETSKNYVSRMQSFKQSVESVLGSENVVIDLQMMSEDEAFNITYYAPNAKAEDWDISGLVGWNPDYSDPSTYLDILESTNPEQTKTFFGFEGADNANAKAVGFDAYNTLANDAGKEVNDVAARYEKYAAAQAWLTDSSLLLPTMSSSGAAPFLSRIEPFTGASATSGNKSSASYYKYLKVGKDVVTKKQYEEARKKWLEEKAESNAKAQKDLESHVE; from the coding sequence ATTTGACAACCTCTAAGGCTTCTACGCTTGATGTAGTGACAAATGGCGTGGATGGCTTACTTGAAAATGATCAATTCGGTAACCTTGTCCCATCTTTGGCGGAAGATTGGAAAGTCTCTAAAGATGGCTTGACCTATACCTACAAACTTCGTAAAGGTGTTAATTGGTATACATCTGAGGGTGAAGAGTATGCTGAAGTAAAGGCACAAGATTTTGTCGCTGGATTGAAACATGCAGCAGATAAAAAATCAGAGTCACTCTATTTGATACAAGAATCTATCAAAGGTTTGGATGCATATGTTAAGGGTGAAAATACTGATTTTGCAAGTGTTGGTATTAAAGCTGTTGATGACTATACAGTTCAGTATACATTGAATAGCCCAGAACCATACTGGAATTCCAAAACAACAAATGGAATTTTGTTCCCAGTGAATGAAGAATTCTTGACATCAAAAGGCGATAAATTTGCTCAGCCAACAGATCCAAGTTCTATCCTTTACAACGGTCCCTTCCTTTTGAAATCTCTTGTTTCAAAATCATCTGTTGAATTTACTAAAAATGAAAATTACTGGGATAAAGATAATGTCCATGTGGATAGTGTTAAATTATCTTACTATGATGGACAAGATGTTGATTCGTTAGCTCGTAATTTCACGGATGGAGCATACTCTGTAGCTCGTCTCTTCCCTTCAAGTCCAAACTATTCTAAAGTAGCTGAAGACTTTAAAGAGAATATCTTCGTGACACAACCTGGTGTAGGAAGCAACGCGATTGGATTTAATATCGACCGTCAATCTTACGAACATACTTCTAAGACGACAGATGAGGAAAAAAATTCTACCAAGAAAGCTTTTCTTAATAAAGACTTCCGTCAAGCAATCAATTTTGCATTTGACCGCAAAGCATATTCTTCTCAAGTGAATGGTGAAGCTGGGGCAGAATTTGCAGTACGAAATCTCTTTGTCCCATCTGATTTTGTGTCTGTAGGTGAAAAGACGTTCAGTGATGTAGTAGAAGAAAAATTGATTTCTTACGGCGATGAGTGGAAAGATGTGAAATTAGCTGACTCTGTTAACGGTATTTACAACCCAGAAAAAGCTAAAGCAGAGTTTGAAAAAGCTAAAAAAGCTTTGGAGGCTGAAGGGGTTAAGTTCCCTATTCACATTGATACACCAGTTGTAGAAACTTCTAAAAACTATGTATCACGTATGCAGTCATTCAAACAATCTGTTGAAAGTGTGTTGGGGTCAGAAAATGTAGTAATTGATTTGCAAATGATGTCAGAGGATGAAGCTTTCAACATCACTTACTATGCTCCTAATGCCAAAGCAGAGGATTGGGATATTTCAGGTTTGGTAGGTTGGAATCCAGACTACAGTGATCCTTCAACTTACTTGGATATCTTAGAATCAACTAACCCTGAACAAACGAAGACATTCTTTGGTTTCGAAGGGGCTGACAACGCAAATGCCAAAGCAGTTGGCTTTGATGCATACAATACATTAGCAAATGATGCTGGTAAAGAAGTTAATGATGTTGCGGCTCGTTATGAAAAATACGCAGCAGCGCAAGCTTGGTTGACAGATAGCTCGCTCTTACTTCCGACAATGTCAAGTTCTGGAGCAGCTCCGTTCTTATCAAGAATTGAACCATTCACTGGTGCATCTGCGACAAGCGGTAATAAGAGTTCTGCTTCATACTACAAATACCTCAAAGTTGGTAAAGATGTAGTTACCAAGAAACAATACGAAGAAGCCCGCAAGAAATGGCTCGAAGAAAAAGCAGAGTCAAATGCTAAAGCTCAAAAAGACCTTGAAAGTCACGTAGAATAA
- a CDS encoding asparaginase — MKNILVLHTGGTISMQADSTGKVTTNQENPMTQVSVPLEGIQVTALDIFNLPSPYVTPNHMLQLYHKIKEEADYYDGVVITHGTDTLEETAYFLDTMELPNLPVVLTGAMRSSNELGSDGVYNYLTALRVASHDKARDKGVLVVMNDEIHAAKYVTKTHTTNVGTFQTPTHGPLGLVMKHEILYFKNAEPRVRFDLDKISGFVPIIPAYAGMEIELLDMLDIRKLDGLIIEAFGAGNLPQEVAQKLTEFHEVGIPIALVSRCFNGIAEPVYAYAGGGVRLHQDGIFFVKELNAPKARLKLLIALNAGLKGQELKNYMEG, encoded by the coding sequence ATGAAAAATATTCTTGTCTTACATACAGGCGGTACCATTTCCATGCAAGCAGATAGCACAGGAAAGGTAACCACAAACCAAGAAAATCCTATGACTCAAGTCTCCGTTCCACTCGAAGGAATTCAAGTCACAGCGCTAGATATCTTCAATCTTCCTAGCCCCTACGTGACTCCAAATCATATGCTTCAGCTCTATCACAAGATTAAGGAGGAAGCAGATTATTATGATGGAGTCGTTATCACCCACGGCACAGATACCCTCGAAGAAACAGCCTATTTCCTCGACACCATGGAATTACCCAATCTTCCCGTCGTCTTGACAGGTGCCATGCGCTCATCAAACGAACTAGGAAGCGACGGAGTTTATAATTATCTGACTGCCCTACGCGTTGCTAGTCATGACAAGGCAAGAGACAAGGGTGTTCTTGTTGTCATGAACGATGAAATTCACGCGGCAAAATATGTGACCAAGACCCATACAACCAATGTCGGAACCTTCCAAACACCGACCCACGGTCCACTTGGTCTTGTGATGAAACACGAAATTCTCTACTTCAAAAATGCAGAACCTCGCGTCCGATTTGACCTCGATAAGATTTCAGGATTTGTGCCGATTATCCCTGCCTACGCTGGAATGGAAATAGAGTTACTAGACATGCTAGATATCCGCAAACTCGACGGCCTCATCATCGAAGCATTTGGAGCAGGAAATCTTCCACAAGAAGTGGCTCAGAAGCTCACTGAATTTCATGAGGTTGGTATTCCAATTGCCCTCGTCTCCCGCTGCTTCAATGGTATTGCGGAGCCTGTCTATGCCTACGCTGGTGGTGGAGTGAGATTGCACCAAGACGGTATCTTCTTTGTCAAGGAACTCAACGCCCCCAAAGCTCGCCTCAAACTCCTTATCGCCCTAAATGCCGGTTTGAAAGGGCAAGAGTTGAAAAACTATATGGAAGGCTGA
- a CDS encoding universal stress protein — translation MTQSYQVILVAVDGSTEAELALHKAIHVAKRNQARLIIAHVIDTRALHNIAAFDATIYETLEQEAQTLLKEYQEKAVQAGLSDVQVVLEFGNPKTLLAHDIPKETGADLMLLGATGLNTFERLLIGSSSEYILRHTTIDLLVVRDKNKIM, via the coding sequence ATGACACAATCTTACCAAGTTATCCTAGTCGCTGTCGACGGTTCAACAGAAGCCGAATTAGCGCTACATAAGGCTATTCACGTTGCAAAACGCAACCAGGCACGACTGATTATTGCTCATGTCATTGACACGCGCGCACTTCACAACATCGCAGCTTTCGATGCTACTATCTATGAAACGCTCGAGCAGGAAGCCCAGACTCTTCTCAAGGAATACCAAGAAAAAGCAGTCCAGGCTGGACTGTCAGATGTACAAGTCGTTCTTGAATTTGGAAATCCTAAAACCCTTCTTGCCCACGATATTCCAAAAGAAACAGGCGCTGATTTGATGCTCCTAGGCGCAACAGGACTCAACACCTTTGAACGCCTCCTCATTGGCTCTTCTTCCGAATATATCCTCCGCCATACTACCATTGATTTGTTGGTCGTGCGTGATAAGAACAAGATAATGTAA
- the recG gene encoding ATP-dependent DNA helicase RecG — MSLEDKLTALPGVGEKSAVKFQQLGLETVEDVLCYYPFRYDDFAARSVLDLEDGEKALISGVVMTPATVQYYGFKRNKLRFSLKQGEVVIAVSFFNQPYLADRVKVGQELAVWGKWDKAKAGVTGMKLVAQLEDELQPIYHVAQGISQSSVVKLVKAAFDKGYEKLLGENLPQALVERYRLMDRRQAVRAMHFPKELGEYKQALRRIKFEELFYFQLRLQQLKLANKVASDGVEIAYDQFAVKEKITSLPFELTEAQGRALDEILADMKSVGHMNRLLQGDVGSGKTVVAALAMYAAYTAGMQAAIMVPTEILAEQHFESLSQLFPDLSIALLTGGMRAAPRRTALAAIESGQVDMIVGTHALIQDGVMYHRLGLVVTDEQHRFGVKQRRLLREKGANPDVLMMTATPIPRTLAITSFGDMDVSIINQLPAGRKPILTRWVKHEQFPVVLEWLEKELAKGAQVYVISPLIEESEALDLKNAIALEEELATYFKGKASVALLHGQMKNDEKEAIMQTFKEGETDILVSTTVIEVGVNVPNATVMLIMDADRFGLSQLHQLRGRVGRGQKQSYAILVANPKTDSGKDRMRIMTETTDGFVLAEEDLKMRGSGEIFGTRQSGLPEFQVASIIEDYAILEEARKVAAQIVSDPDWQDKSDWQVLVPYLRKEERLD; from the coding sequence ATGAGTTTAGAGGATAAATTGACTGCCCTTCCTGGTGTGGGTGAGAAATCGGCTGTGAAATTTCAACAGTTGGGGTTAGAGACGGTAGAGGATGTACTATGCTACTATCCTTTTCGTTATGATGATTTTGCGGCCCGGTCGGTGTTGGATTTAGAAGATGGGGAAAAGGCCTTGATTTCTGGTGTTGTAATGACACCTGCGACTGTTCAATATTATGGTTTCAAGCGGAATAAGCTGCGTTTTTCACTTAAGCAGGGGGAGGTAGTGATTGCTGTTTCCTTTTTTAATCAGCCGTATCTTGCGGATCGAGTTAAGGTAGGGCAAGAACTTGCTGTTTGGGGAAAGTGGGATAAGGCAAAGGCCGGTGTAACGGGTATGAAGCTGGTTGCCCAATTGGAGGATGAATTACAGCCAATCTACCATGTTGCGCAAGGTATTTCTCAGTCTAGTGTTGTAAAACTAGTTAAGGCAGCGTTTGATAAGGGATATGAGAAATTGTTGGGAGAAAATCTACCGCAAGCCCTGGTGGAGCGCTACCGCTTAATGGATCGCAGACAGGCAGTGCGAGCTATGCATTTTCCAAAAGAGTTAGGAGAATATAAGCAGGCCTTGCGGCGCATCAAATTTGAGGAATTATTCTATTTTCAGTTGCGTTTACAACAGCTAAAGCTGGCTAATAAGGTGGCATCAGACGGTGTAGAAATTGCCTATGACCAATTTGCAGTGAAAGAAAAAATTACTTCTTTGCCATTTGAGTTAACAGAGGCCCAAGGTAGGGCCCTAGATGAGATTTTGGCGGATATGAAGTCTGTGGGACACATGAATCGTCTCTTGCAGGGAGATGTTGGGTCAGGAAAGACCGTTGTTGCAGCTTTAGCCATGTATGCGGCCTATACGGCTGGTATGCAGGCGGCAATCATGGTGCCGACTGAGATTTTGGCAGAGCAGCATTTTGAAAGTTTGTCTCAACTTTTTCCTGACCTCTCGATTGCTTTATTGACAGGTGGAATGCGAGCAGCACCTCGCAGGACTGCATTAGCTGCGATTGAATCTGGACAGGTGGATATGATTGTAGGAACTCATGCGCTTATCCAGGATGGAGTAATGTATCACCGTTTGGGCTTGGTAGTCACGGACGAGCAACATCGATTTGGTGTGAAACAGCGGCGATTGTTGCGAGAAAAAGGAGCAAATCCTGATGTCTTGATGATGACGGCAACGCCTATTCCTAGAACGTTAGCGATTACTTCTTTTGGTGATATGGATGTATCGATTATCAATCAGCTTCCAGCAGGGCGTAAGCCCATTTTGACCCGCTGGGTCAAGCATGAACAATTTCCAGTTGTGCTAGAGTGGCTCGAAAAAGAACTAGCTAAAGGTGCGCAGGTCTATGTCATTTCGCCCTTGATTGAAGAATCAGAAGCACTTGATTTGAAAAATGCCATTGCTTTGGAAGAGGAATTGGCTACATATTTTAAGGGGAAAGCAAGTGTCGCCTTGCTCCATGGTCAAATGAAAAATGATGAAAAAGAGGCGATTATGCAGACTTTTAAGGAGGGCGAGACCGATATTCTTGTGTCCACTACTGTAATTGAGGTAGGGGTTAATGTTCCGAATGCAACGGTCATGCTCATCATGGACGCAGATCGGTTTGGACTGAGTCAATTGCATCAGTTGCGCGGTCGTGTTGGTCGTGGTCAGAAGCAATCCTACGCGATTTTGGTGGCTAACCCCAAAACAGATTCGGGTAAGGACCGGATGCGAATTATGACCGAAACTACAGACGGATTTGTTTTGGCAGAAGAAGATTTGAAAATGCGGGGCTCTGGTGAAATTTTTGGAACGCGTCAATCGGGCTTGCCTGAATTTCAGGTGGCTAGTATCATCGAAGATTATGCGATCTTAGAAGAGGCAAGAAAAGTAGCGGCTCAGATTGTATCAGACCCAGATTGGCAAGACAAGTCAGATTGGCAGGTGTTAGTACCGTATTTAAGGAAAGAAGAGCGATTAGATTAA